One Etheostoma cragini isolate CJK2018 chromosome 18, CSU_Ecrag_1.0, whole genome shotgun sequence DNA window includes the following coding sequences:
- the cx43 gene encoding gap junction alpha-1 protein, giving the protein MGDWSALGRLLDKVQAYSTAGGKVWLSVLFIFRILVLGTAVESAWGDEQSAFKCNTQQPGCENVCYDKSFPISHVRFWVLQIIFVSTPTLLYLAHVFYLNRKEQKFNRKEEELKAVQNDGGDVDIPLKKIEMKKLKYGIEEHGKVKMKGALLRTYIVSIFFKSMFEVGFLVIQWYIYGFSLSAVYTCERSPCPHRVDCFLSRPTEKTVFIIFMLVVSLVSLLLNVIELFYVFFKRIKDRVKGKQPPILYPSAGTLSPTPKDLSTTKYAYYNGCSSPTAPLSPMSPPGYKLATGERGTGSCRNYNKQANEQNWANYSTEQNRLGQNGAGSTISNSHAQAFDFPDDTQEHKKLSSTAGHEMQPLALMDARPCSRASSRMSSRARPDDLDV; this is encoded by the coding sequence ATGGGGGACTGGAGTGCTCTGGGCCGTCTGCTGGACAAGGTCCAGGCCTACTCCACCGCCGGAGGAAAGGTCTGGCTGTCggtcctcttcatcttcaggaTCCTGGTCCTGGGCACTGCAGTGGAATCTGCCTGGGGAGACGAGCAGTctgcatttaaatgtaacaCACAGCAGCCTGGTTGTGAGAACGTTTGCTATGACAAATCTTTCCCCATCTCCCATGTCCGCTTCTGGGTCCTCCAGATCATTTTTGTGTCAACGCCCACACTTCTCTACCTGGCTCATGTGTTCTACCTGAACAGGAAGGAACAGAAATTCaacaggaaggaggaggagcttAAAGCGGTGCAAAACGACGGCGGCGATGTTGACATCCCGCTGAAGAAAATTGAGATGAAAAAGCTAAAGTATGGCATTGAGGAGCATGGCAAAGTGAAGATGAAAGGGGCCCTGCTCAGAACCTACATAGTCAGCATTTTCTTCAAGTCAATGTTCGAGGTGGGCTTCCTGGTCATCCAGTGGTACATTTACGGCTTCAGCCTTTCTGCAGTCTACACCTGTGAGAGGTCCCCATGCCCCCACAGAGTGGACTGTTTCCTGTCCCGTCCCACAGAGAAGACggtcttcatcatcttcatgcTGGTGGTCTCGCTGGTGTCCCTGCTGCTCAACGTCATCGAGCTtttctatgtgttttttaagagGATCAAAGATCGTGTGAAGGGCAAACAGCCGCCCATCCTCTACCCTAGTGCAGGCACATTGAGCCCCACCCCTAAAGACCTGTCCACCACCAAGTATGCCTACTATAATGGCTGCTCCTCCCCGACTGCCCCGCTCTCACCCATGTCCCCCCCAGGCTACAAACTAGCCACAGGGGAACGTGGAACTGGCTCATGCCGCAATTACAATAAGCAGGCCAATGAGCAGAACTGGGCCAACTACTCCACAGAGCAAAACCGGCTCGGCCAAAATGGTGCAGGAAGCACTATTTCAAACTCCCATGCACAGGCCTTTGACTTCCCAGATGACACCCAAGAGCATAAGAAACTGTCCTCAACAGCGGGACACGAGATGCAGCCGCTGGCGCTGATGGACGCCAGGCCGTGTAGCCGGGCCAGTAGCCGGATGAGCAGCCGAGCCAGGCCAGACGACCTGGACGTGTAA